In Pseudomonas lalkuanensis, the following are encoded in one genomic region:
- a CDS encoding dihydrolipoamide acetyltransferase family protein translates to MKYFKLPDLGEGLQEAEIVQWHVKVGDSVKADQLLVSVETAKALVDIPAPHDGVVARTFGKEGDILHVGEPLLGYEGEDADAGTVVGRLEGGGNAQADSFFVGAAPSTREHLAPRATPAVRQLARQLGVELAALAGSGPDGLVTRTDVEQAAQSARDSFGGERLRGVRRSMAINMARSHAEVVPVTIFGDADLHRWPEARDPLIRLGKAIAAACEVEPILNSWFDGRALSIRQHDKLDLGIAVDTQDGLFVPVLRNVGGRSAEDLKEGMSRLRADVKARSIPPQEMMGATITLSNFGTLFGRYANPVVVPPQVAIIGAGGIRDEVVAWQGKVEIHPVLPLSLTFDHRAVTGGEAARFLKALVQALEQP, encoded by the coding sequence ATGAAATACTTCAAACTGCCCGACCTGGGCGAAGGTCTGCAGGAAGCCGAGATCGTCCAGTGGCACGTGAAGGTGGGGGACAGCGTCAAGGCCGACCAGTTGCTCGTCTCGGTGGAAACCGCCAAGGCGCTCGTGGATATCCCGGCCCCCCATGACGGCGTGGTGGCCAGGACCTTCGGCAAGGAGGGCGACATTCTCCACGTCGGTGAACCGCTGCTGGGTTACGAGGGCGAGGACGCCGACGCCGGCACTGTGGTTGGCCGCCTGGAAGGCGGCGGCAATGCCCAGGCCGACAGCTTCTTCGTCGGCGCCGCACCGTCCACCCGCGAGCACCTTGCGCCTCGCGCTACCCCGGCGGTACGCCAGCTCGCCCGCCAGCTCGGCGTTGAACTGGCGGCCCTTGCCGGTTCCGGCCCCGACGGCCTGGTGACGCGCACGGATGTCGAGCAGGCCGCGCAAAGCGCCCGCGACAGCTTCGGCGGCGAGCGCTTGCGGGGCGTGCGCCGCAGCATGGCGATCAACATGGCGCGCTCCCATGCCGAGGTGGTGCCGGTGACCATCTTCGGCGACGCCGACCTGCACCGCTGGCCGGAGGCCCGTGACCCGCTGATCCGCCTCGGCAAGGCCATCGCCGCCGCCTGCGAGGTGGAGCCCATCCTCAACAGCTGGTTCGACGGCCGCGCCCTGTCCATCCGCCAGCACGACAAGCTAGACCTCGGCATCGCCGTCGACACCCAGGACGGACTGTTCGTGCCGGTGTTGCGCAATGTGGGCGGGCGCAGTGCCGAGGATCTGAAGGAAGGCATGTCGCGGCTACGGGCCGACGTGAAGGCGCGCTCGATTCCTCCGCAGGAAATGATGGGAGCGACCATCACCCTGTCGAACTTCGGCACCTTGTTCGGCCGCTACGCCAACCCGGTGGTCGTCCCGCCCCAGGTGGCGATCATCGGTGCCGGTGGCATCCGCGATGAAGTGGTGGCCTGGCAGGGCAAGGTGGAAATCCACCCGGTGCTGCCGCTGTCGCTGACCTTCGACCACCGGGCTGTCACCGGCGGGGAGGCCGCGAGGTTCCTCAAGGCGCTGGTGCAGGCGCTGGAGCAGCCCTAG
- a CDS encoding alpha-ketoacid dehydrogenase subunit beta, producing MTNLNATTEKRALLEAVNLALHRAMQEDENVVVLGEDVGVNGGVFRATLGLRDRFGFKRVIDTPLAETMIGGLAVGMAAQGLKPVMEIQFLGFIYAAMEHLVSHASRIRCRTRGRLTCPMVLRSPMGAGIRAPEHHSESTEALFAHIPGLRVVIPSSPARAYGLLLAAIDDPDPVIFLEPTRLYRMNPQPIIDDGRRLPLDSCFTLREGSDITLVSWGASVHETLQAAAKLEERGVSAEVIDVASIKPLDLDTLEASVRKTGRCVIVHEAPRSCGVGAEIAASLYERALLDLQAPIQRVTAPDIPPPLYRLEQLYIPSPDDILAACDLVLNYA from the coding sequence ATGACTAACCTCAACGCCACCACCGAAAAACGCGCCCTGCTGGAAGCCGTCAACCTGGCCCTGCACCGCGCCATGCAGGAAGACGAGAACGTCGTGGTTCTCGGTGAGGACGTGGGCGTCAACGGCGGCGTGTTCCGCGCCACCCTCGGCCTGCGCGATCGCTTCGGCTTCAAGCGGGTGATCGACACGCCGCTGGCGGAAACCATGATCGGAGGCCTCGCCGTGGGCATGGCCGCCCAGGGCCTGAAGCCGGTGATGGAAATCCAGTTCCTCGGCTTCATCTACGCCGCCATGGAACACCTGGTGTCCCACGCCAGCCGCATCCGCTGCCGTACCCGTGGCCGGCTCACCTGCCCGATGGTGCTGCGCAGCCCCATGGGTGCCGGCATCCGCGCGCCGGAGCACCACAGCGAGAGCACCGAAGCGCTGTTCGCCCACATTCCCGGCCTGCGGGTGGTGATCCCGTCCTCGCCGGCACGGGCTTACGGCCTGTTACTGGCAGCCATCGACGACCCGGACCCGGTGATCTTCCTCGAACCCACCCGGCTCTACCGGATGAACCCGCAACCGATCATCGACGACGGCAGGCGCCTGCCACTGGACAGCTGCTTCACCCTGCGCGAAGGCTCGGACATCACCCTCGTCAGCTGGGGTGCCAGCGTCCACGAAACCCTGCAGGCTGCCGCGAAGCTGGAGGAGCGGGGCGTCTCCGCCGAGGTGATAGACGTGGCCAGCATCAAGCCCCTGGACCTCGACACCTTGGAGGCGTCGGTGCGCAAGACCGGCCGCTGCGTGATCGTCCACGAGGCGCCGCGCAGTTGCGGCGTCGGTGCGGAGATTGCCGCCAGCCTCTACGAGCGCGCGCTTCTCGACCTGCAGGCGCCCATCCAGCGGGTCACCGCGCCGGATATTCCACCGCCGCTGTATCGCCTGGAGCAGCTCTACATCCCCAGTCCGGACGACATTCTTGCGGCCTGTGACCTGGTGCTGAACTACGCCTGA